A single window of Flavipsychrobacter sp. DNA harbors:
- a CDS encoding tetratricopeptide repeat protein: MNKTTQDKRITLLHIALLIIAPIIVYTKVFDAGFMSWDDMDYVFNTADIHGYSWAHFQNWWTDFYLGNYQPLPVMTYALDYELGGQEPFVWHLQSIIWHIGATLMLYACVKRLQGNTWIALFVALLFAVHPVQTESVSWIAARNKVMYGFLFFCAIYIYIGYLTDNDKRKLIWIYLIAIAAYLCKISAITLPFTLFAIDIWMRRPFKGKTIWVEKIPLILLSVPIGIITLQAQEEVDFLSLHPEFTTLHTIVYAGYAYVQYLINLIVPVKLSVLYPYPTGIGAIHIVYTVLAVAIVVLGIVAFRKKWYMLAGGIVFFTMNIAIVLQFVQFGEVLMADRYLYVACVGVWLPVVHYLYYFFTRPSVRYLPAIVCTLLIAVFFASAYNRNDIWLSELNFWKSVIKKFPESSIAQSSLGGIFLNQGVNSEAKKYIDEAIRIDDKNYKAWYNRGSLLLRKNKPQEALAALDKAISINEYPKALFTRALIYQQLGRCKFAVRDIDKVIKKESWNAKAYYIKGDCKEQENNLKEAIYYYNKAIDYDASEPLFFMKRGVAAARMGNFKQAITDLSLAIELRNNYAEAWYWRGIVKSQTGEMPCHDLNQSRNLGFDLAEKALIELCNSY, translated from the coding sequence ATGAATAAGACAACTCAGGATAAAAGAATAACGTTACTGCATATTGCGCTACTTATTATTGCGCCGATAATTGTTTATACAAAAGTCTTTGATGCTGGTTTCATGTCTTGGGACGACATGGATTATGTGTTCAACACTGCAGATATTCATGGCTATTCTTGGGCGCATTTTCAAAATTGGTGGACTGATTTTTATTTGGGTAATTATCAGCCATTACCCGTAATGACCTATGCTCTGGATTATGAACTTGGTGGTCAAGAGCCATTTGTCTGGCATCTGCAAAGTATTATTTGGCATATAGGCGCTACGCTCATGCTGTATGCATGTGTTAAAAGGTTGCAGGGCAATACATGGATAGCATTGTTTGTTGCTTTATTGTTTGCTGTACACCCTGTACAAACAGAAAGTGTGTCTTGGATAGCAGCAAGAAATAAAGTGATGTATGGTTTCTTGTTCTTCTGCGCTATTTATATTTACATCGGCTACCTTACGGACAATGATAAGCGCAAGCTGATATGGATATACTTAATTGCCATTGCTGCCTATCTCTGTAAGATATCGGCTATAACTCTACCTTTTACTTTATTTGCCATAGATATATGGATGCGCAGACCATTTAAAGGTAAAACCATATGGGTTGAGAAAATACCATTGATACTATTATCCGTTCCTATTGGTATCATTACGTTACAAGCTCAGGAAGAGGTAGACTTCCTAAGTTTGCATCCCGAGTTTACAACATTACATACTATTGTTTATGCAGGCTACGCTTATGTGCAATATCTTATCAATTTAATAGTGCCTGTTAAGTTATCTGTATTATATCCATACCCTACAGGTATAGGTGCCATACATATAGTATATACGGTATTAGCAGTAGCGATCGTTGTGTTGGGTATAGTGGCATTTCGTAAAAAATGGTACATGCTTGCGGGTGGTATTGTTTTCTTTACTATGAATATTGCTATCGTACTACAGTTTGTACAGTTTGGAGAGGTGCTAATGGCAGACAGATATCTTTATGTAGCCTGTGTAGGAGTATGGTTGCCTGTGGTACATTATTTATATTATTTCTTTACTCGACCAAGTGTTAGGTATTTGCCAGCAATAGTATGCACTCTACTTATAGCTGTGTTTTTCGCAAGTGCTTACAATAGGAATGATATTTGGCTGTCGGAGCTAAACTTTTGGAAATCTGTCATTAAAAAATTCCCTGAATCGTCGATAGCACAAAGTAGCTTAGGTGGTATCTTTTTAAACCAAGGGGTTAACTCAGAGGCTAAAAAGTATATAGATGAAGCAATTAGAATAGATGATAAGAACTATAAAGCATGGTACAATAGAGGTTCGCTCTTACTCCGAAAAAATAAACCTCAGGAGGCTTTAGCTGCATTAGATAAAGCGATCTCCATTAATGAATATCCTAAAGCGCTATTTACAAGAGCATTGATATACCAGCAGTTGGGTAGATGCAAATTTGCAGTACGTGATATAGATAAAGTGATAAAAAAAGAAAGTTGGAATGCAAAGGCCTATTACATAAAGGGAGATTGTAAGGAGCAGGAAAATAATTTGAAAGAGGCTATTTATTATTACAACAAGGCGATAGATTACGATGCAAGTGAACCTTTGTTCTTCATGAAAAGAGGTGTGGCCGCTGCTAGGATGGGTAATTTTAAACAAGCCATCACCGACTTGAGTTTGGCGATAGAGCTAAGGAATAACTATGCAGAAGCATGGTACTGGAGAGGTATTGTGAAAAGCCAAACGGGGGAGATGCCTTGTCATGATCTAAACCAGTCTAGAAACCTTGGTTTTGATTTGGCAGAGAAAGCACTAATAGAGCTATGCAATAGTTATTAG
- a CDS encoding biotin--[acetyl-CoA-carboxylase] ligase: MAVNLQAMLDAPIIELDTIDSTNNYAMRLIDADTALSGMTIIARSQEQGKGQHGKHWFDEPGSCLLMSIIIAPNCKLDSQFAFNAAVAVAIADVLTDIYEHWKVNIKWPNDIIIGDKKAGGVLIENVVRGSNWAYSVIGIGLNVLQTEMPADVPHATSLKIASGKNLSILELRTRLRTKIIQRLSRHIVAADIMEEYNGYLYQKEERQQFLEEEQVWEGKIKGAIDSGLLAVMTSEKNIRFLRHGEATWVWKSSSSKAPVNE, encoded by the coding sequence TTGGCAGTAAACTTACAAGCCATGTTAGATGCTCCAATAATTGAATTAGATACTATCGATAGTACCAATAACTATGCCATGAGGCTTATTGATGCCGATACGGCACTAAGCGGTATGACAATTATTGCCCGCTCTCAAGAGCAAGGCAAAGGGCAGCACGGAAAACATTGGTTTGATGAGCCAGGTTCTTGCCTCTTAATGAGCATTATTATAGCTCCTAATTGTAAATTAGATAGCCAATTTGCCTTTAATGCTGCAGTTGCGGTAGCAATTGCTGATGTTTTAACAGATATTTATGAGCATTGGAAGGTAAATATCAAATGGCCAAACGATATAATAATCGGTGACAAAAAGGCAGGGGGTGTTTTGATCGAAAACGTGGTAAGAGGCAGCAATTGGGCATACAGTGTCATAGGTATAGGATTGAATGTGCTACAGACAGAAATGCCTGCAGATGTACCACATGCTACATCTTTAAAAATAGCCTCAGGAAAGAACCTAAGTATCTTAGAGCTAAGAACTAGACTGAGAACAAAAATTATACAAAGATTATCAAGGCATATAGTTGCTGCTGATATAATGGAAGAGTATAATGGCTATCTCTATCAAAAGGAGGAACGTCAGCAATTTCTTGAAGAGGAACAGGTGTGGGAAGGAAAAATAAAAGGAGCAATAGATTCGGGTTTGTTAGCAGTAATGACTAGTGAGAAAAATATCCGATTTTTAAGGCATGGTGAAGCTACTTGGGTTTGGAAGTCTAGCTCCTCAAAAGCGCCGGTAAATGAATAA
- the rsfS gene encoding ribosome silencing factor → MDKIINALQGRKKTNNRLTRDSELFTTIIEAIKDKKGENIVSLDLVNITEAVSDFFILCEGQSKTQVKAIAESIEDAVRENCNEKPYHIEKGEEWTLVDYVNVVVHVFQKEHRKFYDLESLWADAEKMEHNDN, encoded by the coding sequence TTGGATAAAATTATAAACGCGCTTCAAGGACGCAAAAAAACTAACAATAGGCTTACAAGAGATAGTGAGTTATTTACCACTATCATTGAAGCTATCAAAGATAAAAAAGGAGAAAATATTGTTTCACTAGATTTGGTGAATATTACGGAAGCCGTTTCAGATTTTTTCATTCTCTGTGAAGGGCAATCCAAAACTCAAGTAAAAGCTATCGCCGAAAGTATAGAAGACGCTGTACGAGAAAACTGTAACGAAAAACCTTATCATATAGAGAAAGGAGAGGAATGGACATTAGTAGATTATGTGAACGTTGTTGTTCATGTTTTTCAAAAGGAACACCGAAAGTTCTATGACTTAGAAAGCCTTTGGGCTGATGCTGAGAAAATGGAGCATAACGACAACTAA
- the ftsH gene encoding ATP-dependent zinc metalloprotease FtsH → MEDNKQRPGMTPGGDGKNQKKGPKFNIYWVYGIILVLLLGAQFFGNSFSNNAKEMSFLDFQLEYLDAGKVEKVIVVNDKEVEVFLKEGAEKETKEGEKKSPFATASEKSHAFKFRIGSGKQFAEDMKEAQANVDKSARVPIFYEERRSLLTDMLQSFLLPAILLIAMWFFIMRKMSGGGAGPGGAGGIFNIGKSKAQLFEKGTKVTVTFNDVAGLDEAKVEVMEIVDFLKNPKKYTALGGKIPKGALLVGPPGTGKTLLAKAVAGEAQVPFFSMSGSDFVELFVGVGASRVRDLFKQAREKAPCIVFIDEIDAIGRARGKNAVMSNDERENTLNQLLVEMDGFSGDTGIIVLAATNRPDVLDTALLRPGRFDRQISIDIPDVKGRAKIFEVHLEPIKVSANLDIKKLAAQTPGFAGADIANICNEAALIAARQNKEEVDMQDFNDAIDRVIGGLEKKNKIISPEEKKIIAYHEAGHAICGWFLEHANPLIKVSIVPRGVAALGYAQYLPKEQYLYTTEQMNDQMVALFGGRAAEELTFGRISTGAQNDLERITKMAYSMISLYGMSDKVGNVSFHDSQQEYPTGKPYSEETAKIIDEEARRLIQAEYSRAKALLTEHIDQLNVLAEELLKKEVLFKDDLERLIGKRPNEDMTPNEGIPPATASISSPEE, encoded by the coding sequence ATGGAAGATAATAAACAGAGACCGGGTATGACACCTGGTGGCGATGGAAAAAATCAAAAGAAGGGACCAAAATTTAATATTTACTGGGTATACGGTATCATCTTAGTTTTACTACTAGGAGCACAGTTTTTTGGCAATAGTTTTAGTAACAATGCTAAAGAAATGAGCTTCTTAGACTTTCAACTGGAATACTTAGATGCTGGCAAAGTAGAAAAGGTAATTGTGGTCAATGACAAAGAAGTCGAGGTTTTCCTAAAGGAAGGTGCTGAAAAAGAAACAAAAGAAGGAGAGAAAAAATCTCCATTTGCTACTGCATCTGAAAAAAGTCATGCCTTTAAATTCAGAATAGGCTCTGGCAAGCAGTTTGCCGAAGACATGAAGGAAGCTCAAGCGAATGTAGATAAGAGTGCGAGAGTGCCTATCTTCTATGAAGAGCGCCGTAGCCTGTTGACAGATATGCTACAGTCTTTCTTACTACCTGCAATATTATTGATCGCAATGTGGTTCTTCATCATGAGGAAGATGAGCGGTGGAGGTGCAGGACCTGGTGGCGCAGGAGGTATCTTCAATATCGGTAAATCAAAAGCACAATTATTCGAGAAGGGTACAAAAGTAACTGTTACTTTCAACGACGTTGCTGGTCTTGATGAGGCGAAGGTAGAGGTAATGGAGATAGTAGACTTCTTGAAAAACCCTAAAAAATATACGGCACTGGGTGGTAAAATACCTAAAGGAGCACTACTTGTAGGCCCTCCAGGTACAGGTAAAACACTTTTAGCCAAAGCTGTAGCAGGAGAAGCTCAAGTACCTTTCTTCTCTATGTCGGGTTCTGATTTTGTGGAGCTTTTCGTAGGTGTAGGTGCTAGTAGAGTTCGTGACTTATTTAAACAAGCTAGAGAAAAAGCGCCTTGTATTGTCTTCATTGACGAGATAGATGCTATAGGACGTGCAAGAGGCAAGAATGCTGTAATGAGTAACGATGAGCGTGAAAACACACTGAACCAACTATTGGTAGAAATGGATGGTTTCAGTGGTGATACAGGAATCATTGTTTTGGCAGCAACCAACAGACCTGATGTATTAGATACTGCTCTTCTACGTCCTGGCCGTTTTGATAGACAAATATCCATTGACATACCAGACGTAAAAGGTAGAGCTAAGATATTTGAAGTGCACTTAGAGCCAATAAAAGTATCTGCCAATTTAGATATCAAAAAATTAGCTGCTCAAACACCTGGTTTTGCTGGTGCAGACATCGCTAATATTTGTAATGAAGCAGCACTTATAGCCGCAAGGCAAAATAAGGAAGAGGTAGATATGCAAGACTTTAACGATGCTATCGACCGTGTGATAGGAGGTTTGGAGAAGAAGAACAAAATCATTTCTCCTGAAGAGAAGAAGATCATTGCCTATCACGAAGCTGGTCACGCTATATGTGGCTGGTTCTTGGAGCATGCTAATCCATTGATAAAAGTATCTATTGTACCACGTGGAGTTGCGGCATTGGGCTATGCACAATATCTGCCTAAAGAGCAATACTTATATACTACTGAGCAAATGAACGACCAAATGGTTGCACTATTTGGTGGTAGAGCAGCGGAAGAGCTAACCTTTGGTAGGATATCTACAGGTGCACAAAATGACTTGGAGCGTATTACAAAAATGGCCTACTCAATGATAAGCCTATATGGTATGAGCGACAAAGTGGGTAATGTATCTTTCCACGATTCTCAACAAGAGTACCCTACAGGCAAACCATACTCTGAGGAGACCGCAAAGATCATAGACGAGGAAGCAAGAAGACTAATACAAGCAGAGTACAGTAGAGCAAAAGCGCTTCTTACCGAGCATATAGACCAACTAAATGTACTTGCAGAAGAGTTATTGAAAAAAGAAGTCTTATTTAAAGACGACCTTGAGCGCTTGATAGGGAAACGTCCTAATGAGGACATGACACCTAATGAAGGTATCCCTCCTGCTACGGCAAGTATATCAAGCCCCGAAGAGTAA
- a CDS encoding LUD domain-containing protein encodes MSTLKTSKSKENILSKIRKSLNKDQIDMPYPEVEQRAKEEIYAPDSNSLEEIFAENFNQLGGKFVFCEDETALLNNIVKLHENLGWKHMLCSEKELLTLLNNNQLNIAESSEVEIEHADACITGCETVVARTGSVILSSKQNMGRTSSIYYPVHIIVAYTDQVVNDIKDAINHIQKKYGDNIPSMINLNTGPSRTADIEKTLVVGVHGPGEVFCFLVNR; translated from the coding sequence ATGTCTACATTAAAAACATCGAAGTCGAAGGAGAATATTCTTAGTAAAATAAGAAAGTCGCTGAACAAGGATCAGATAGACATGCCTTACCCTGAAGTGGAGCAAAGAGCAAAAGAAGAGATATATGCTCCTGACAGCAACTCTCTGGAAGAAATATTTGCAGAGAACTTCAATCAACTAGGTGGCAAATTCGTGTTTTGTGAAGATGAGACAGCTCTTTTGAATAATATAGTGAAGCTACATGAGAACTTGGGATGGAAACATATGTTATGCTCAGAGAAGGAGCTACTAACGCTTCTGAACAATAATCAGCTCAACATTGCCGAATCATCTGAAGTAGAAATAGAGCATGCGGATGCCTGCATTACAGGTTGTGAGACAGTAGTAGCGCGTACAGGGTCTGTGATACTTAGTAGTAAACAAAATATGGGCCGTACTTCCTCTATCTACTACCCTGTACATATTATTGTAGCATATACAGACCAAGTAGTCAACGATATTAAAGACGCGATCAACCATATCCAGAAAAAATATGGCGATAATATACCTTCAATGATAAACCTAAACACAGGGCCTAGCCGTACGGCAGATATTGAAAAAACACTAGTAGTGGGGGTTCATGGTCCGGGCGAGGTATTTTGCTTTTTAGTAAACCGATAA
- a CDS encoding group III truncated hemoglobin, which yields MSKLDIQNREDIELLVNTFYDDVKQDDTIGYIFQETIGDDWSHHMPIMYQFWESVLLGKATYSGNPIQKHIKLDQNIPLKEEHYGQWLNLWTSTVDKLYEGEIADLAKNRASNMVHLIKMKVEMARSGKSIL from the coding sequence ATGAGTAAGCTAGATATACAAAACAGAGAAGATATAGAGTTACTTGTGAATACATTTTATGATGATGTAAAACAAGATGACACTATCGGATACATTTTTCAAGAGACAATAGGAGATGACTGGTCGCATCATATGCCTATTATGTATCAGTTTTGGGAATCTGTTTTATTAGGTAAAGCCACTTACTCAGGCAACCCTATACAGAAGCACATAAAGCTAGACCAGAATATCCCCCTCAAAGAAGAGCACTACGGTCAGTGGCTAAACTTATGGACCTCTACCGTAGATAAACTATACGAAGGCGAAATTGCCGACCTTGCCAAAAACAGAGCATCCAACATGGTACATTTAATAAAAATGAAAGTAGAGATGGCTCGGTCGGGAAAGTCAATTTTATAA
- the ade gene encoding adenine deaminase, producing MSYKVSGQYVDLFNRIIFGAEVTVIDKKIASITPIDDAPDQYILPGFIDAHIHIESSMLVPTAFAAIAVKHGTVATISDPHEIANVCGIEGVQYMIDNSRKTPFQFFFGAPSCVPATSFETAGATIDAEGIKTLLQNPDIWYLAEMMNFPGVLYKDKEVMVKLDAAKVLGKPIDGHAPGLRGEQAHTYAAAGITTDHECFTLEEAMDKIDAGMKIIIREGSAAKNFEALHPLLLSHPEKVMFCSDDKHPDELVLGHINDVVKRSIAKGYDIFDVLNAACVTPVQHYKVPVGLLRTGDDADFIVVDNLTDLNTKRTYIKGALVAEEGKSLLEDVTVNPLNNFDCAYKNVEDFKINTEKKSTKINVIEALEGQLITNPLLMDGKVKEGQIISDTENDILKIVVVNRYQKNAPVAKAFIKNFNLKQGAIASTVAHDCHNIIAVGVDDDSICAAVNALIAAKGGISVATDTENVDTLPLPVAGLMTDVDGNTIAKQYSDIDQKAKKLGTQLHAPFMTLSFMALLVIPALKLSDIGLFDGSKFEFTSVEA from the coding sequence ATGTCTTATAAAGTATCCGGTCAGTACGTAGATCTATTTAATAGAATAATATTTGGAGCAGAAGTAACTGTTATTGATAAAAAGATAGCATCAATTACACCTATTGATGACGCTCCTGACCAATATATACTACCCGGCTTTATAGACGCCCATATACATATTGAAAGTTCTATGCTAGTACCTACTGCTTTTGCAGCCATTGCAGTAAAGCATGGTACTGTTGCCACCATCTCCGACCCTCACGAAATAGCAAATGTATGTGGTATAGAAGGCGTACAATATATGATCGACAATAGTCGAAAAACACCTTTCCAATTTTTCTTTGGAGCACCATCTTGTGTTCCTGCCACCTCATTCGAAACTGCGGGTGCTACTATCGATGCCGAAGGGATCAAAACTTTATTACAGAACCCCGACATATGGTACTTAGCCGAAATGATGAACTTTCCCGGAGTATTGTATAAAGACAAAGAAGTAATGGTGAAGCTTGATGCAGCTAAAGTATTAGGCAAGCCAATAGATGGGCATGCACCTGGATTAAGGGGGGAACAAGCGCACACCTATGCTGCAGCAGGCATTACAACTGATCATGAATGCTTTACCCTAGAAGAAGCGATGGACAAAATAGATGCTGGCATGAAGATCATCATAAGAGAAGGTAGTGCTGCCAAAAATTTTGAAGCATTACACCCTCTACTCCTGTCACACCCAGAGAAAGTGATGTTCTGTAGCGACGACAAACATCCTGATGAATTAGTGTTAGGACATATTAACGATGTGGTAAAAAGATCAATAGCAAAAGGCTACGATATTTTTGATGTATTGAATGCTGCATGTGTTACTCCCGTGCAACATTATAAAGTACCCGTTGGACTTTTAAGAACAGGTGATGATGCTGACTTTATAGTAGTAGACAACTTAACTGATCTCAATACTAAACGTACTTATATCAAGGGAGCACTTGTAGCCGAAGAAGGCAAATCTCTTTTAGAGGATGTAACTGTAAATCCTTTAAACAACTTTGACTGTGCCTACAAAAACGTTGAAGACTTTAAAATAAACACTGAAAAAAAGTCTACAAAAATAAATGTGATCGAGGCTTTAGAAGGACAGCTAATTACTAACCCTTTGCTAATGGACGGCAAGGTTAAAGAAGGTCAAATAATTAGTGATACAGAAAACGACATCTTAAAAATAGTTGTCGTAAACCGATATCAAAAAAATGCCCCTGTAGCAAAAGCTTTTATCAAGAACTTCAACCTTAAACAAGGTGCCATTGCTTCTACAGTAGCACACGATTGCCATAACATTATAGCGGTAGGAGTAGACGACGACTCTATATGCGCCGCTGTCAATGCCCTGATAGCTGCCAAGGGCGGAATATCTGTAGCTACGGATACTGAAAATGTAGATACCCTACCATTGCCTGTAGCTGGCTTAATGACCGACGTTGATGGCAACACTATAGCCAAACAGTATAGTGACATTGACCAAAAGGCAAAAAAATTAGGGACGCAGTTACACGCCCCTTTTATGACTTTATCTTTTATGGCCTTGCTCGTCATACCTGCATTAAAGCTGAGCGACATTGGCCTGTTTGATGGTAGTAAATTTGAATTTACCTCGGTAGAAGCCTAA
- a CDS encoding pyridoxal phosphate-dependent aminotransferase produces the protein MPVISHRGASMPPSPIRKLVPYAEAAKAKGVKVHHLNIGQPDIETPSELLEAVKNTDMKVLEYSHSAGFESYRRKLVSYYKKHNVDVTHEQIIITTGGSEAILFAIMSCLDPGDEIIIPEPFYANYNGFATSAGVNIVPIPSTIDEGFALPSVADFEQAVTTRTKAIMICNPNNPTGYLYSREELEIIRDICLKNNLFLFSDEAYREFCYDGRDHISALSIDGLEEHAVLLDTISKRYSACGARIGAMVTKNQQLIGAAMKFAQARLSPPSLAQILAEAAIDLDDDYFASVHAEYNARRDLLVGRLQAMKGVKCPMPGGAFYAMAELPVDDSESFCQWLLEEFSYKGATLMMAPAAGFYFTIGQGNREVRLAYVLNKDDINEAMDCLEEALKVYPNRLELSI, from the coding sequence ATGCCAGTTATATCACATCGTGGGGCGTCTATGCCACCATCTCCGATAAGAAAATTAGTGCCATATGCAGAAGCTGCAAAGGCAAAAGGCGTTAAGGTGCACCACTTAAATATTGGTCAGCCCGATATAGAAACGCCTAGTGAGCTGCTAGAAGCAGTGAAAAATACCGACATGAAGGTGTTGGAATATAGCCATAGCGCAGGTTTTGAAAGTTATAGAAGAAAGCTGGTGAGCTATTACAAGAAACATAATGTTGATGTTACTCACGAACAGATAATAATAACTACAGGTGGTTCAGAAGCTATTTTGTTCGCCATTATGAGTTGTTTAGACCCTGGCGATGAGATCATTATACCTGAGCCGTTTTATGCGAACTATAATGGGTTTGCAACTAGTGCTGGTGTAAATATTGTACCTATTCCATCTACTATAGATGAGGGGTTTGCATTGCCTTCGGTTGCTGATTTTGAACAAGCGGTAACTACAAGAACAAAGGCTATAATGATATGTAACCCTAATAACCCAACAGGTTACTTATATAGCAGGGAAGAGTTGGAAATTATCAGAGATATCTGTTTGAAAAATAACCTATTCTTGTTTAGCGACGAGGCTTATAGAGAGTTCTGCTATGATGGTCGCGACCATATCTCCGCATTGTCAATTGACGGGTTGGAAGAGCATGCTGTATTGTTAGACACCATATCTAAAAGATATAGTGCTTGTGGCGCTAGAATAGGAGCTATGGTTACTAAAAACCAGCAGCTTATAGGTGCTGCTATGAAGTTTGCACAGGCAAGACTTAGCCCACCTTCTTTGGCTCAAATACTAGCAGAAGCCGCTATTGATCTTGATGATGATTATTTTGCTTCAGTGCATGCCGAGTACAATGCCAGAAGAGATCTACTGGTAGGAAGACTACAAGCAATGAAGGGGGTAAAATGCCCTATGCCTGGTGGCGCTTTCTATGCTATGGCAGAGCTCCCTGTAGACGATAGTGAAAGCTTTTGCCAGTGGTTGTTAGAAGAGTTCTCTTATAAAGGAGCAACACTAATGATGGCACCTGCAGCAGGTTTCTACTTCACTATTGGTCAGGGAAATAGGGAAGTCCGACTAGCATATGTGCTTAATAAAGATGACATCAATGAAGCGATGGATTGCCTGGAAGAAGCATTGAAAGTATACCCAAACAGGTTGGAGCTATCGATTTAG
- a CDS encoding DUF1573 domain-containing protein encodes MKHLVTTLLFVVAGLISVQAQDKNSKAPRFEFKEETHDFGTLPEGPKATHVFEFKNVGKEPLIIQNASASCGCTTPNWPKEPILPGKTGSITVEYNTQGRVSPFNKDIYILSNAEVPDGKERFELHIKGTVVHADEYEKTKK; translated from the coding sequence ATGAAACATTTAGTAACAACACTATTATTTGTAGTAGCAGGATTGATCAGCGTTCAAGCGCAGGATAAGAATAGTAAAGCACCTCGCTTTGAGTTTAAAGAAGAAACACATGATTTTGGTACGCTTCCTGAAGGTCCAAAAGCTACGCACGTGTTTGAATTTAAGAATGTAGGTAAGGAGCCATTGATCATCCAAAATGCATCAGCATCTTGCGGTTGTACTACACCAAACTGGCCAAAAGAGCCAATTCTACCAGGTAAAACAGGTAGCATTACAGTAGAGTATAATACTCAAGGTCGTGTTTCTCCTTTCAATAAGGATATCTACATTTTATCAAATGCTGAAGTTCCAGACGGGAAAGAACGTTTCGAACTACACATCAAGGGTACTGTAGTACATGCTGATGAGTATGAGAAAACGAAAAAATAA
- a CDS encoding DUF1573 domain-containing protein — protein sequence MMKKILLSIGFVTLVSSFAIAQDNHAGHNHDHSTVSAAPPVKAAPSNAAPTQGTANATINTNMKPEDMIFTEEIHDFGTIPEGPKAEYEFSFLNNGSEPIVIQQVHASCGCTTPSYSKEPVKPGKKGTIKAVYNTQGRPAPFNKTITVVSNAGTKVLVIKGTVEKTPDSSVPKSNSMMKTF from the coding sequence ATGATGAAAAAGATTTTACTTTCTATAGGCTTTGTTACTCTTGTTAGTTCTTTTGCAATAGCTCAAGACAACCATGCAGGTCACAACCATGATCACTCTACAGTATCAGCAGCACCTCCAGTAAAAGCTGCGCCTAGTAATGCAGCACCTACACAAGGTACTGCTAATGCAACTATTAATACGAACATGAAACCAGAAGACATGATCTTCACTGAAGAAATTCATGACTTTGGTACCATACCAGAAGGCCCTAAGGCTGAGTATGAATTCAGCTTTTTGAATAACGGTTCTGAGCCAATTGTTATTCAGCAAGTACATGCATCTTGTGGTTGTACTACGCCTTCTTATTCTAAAGAGCCTGTAAAGCCAGGAAAGAAAGGTACTATTAAGGCAGTATATAATACTCAAGGTCGCCCTGCTCCATTTAACAAAACAATTACGGTTGTTTCTAATGCAGGTACAAAAGTATTGGTGATAAAAGGAACAGTTGAAAAAACTCCTGATAGCTCTGTACCAAAGAGCAACTCAATGATGAAGACATTTTAA
- a CDS encoding L-threonylcarbamoyladenylate synthase, whose amino-acid sequence MNSVENDVKNCFDTLLNGGTILYPTDTIWGIGCDATNEKAIEKVYNLKKRPQNKSFIVLLAEAKDILKYIATPHPDIIDIVENFKQPTTVIYNNAIDLPEALVHESGTIAIRVTTDPFCKALIKRLKKPIVSTSANISGAPSPQIFKDVASEIINGVDYVVKHRQDDDNAAPPSQIIQIDEHDGSIKIIRA is encoded by the coding sequence ATGAATAGCGTTGAAAATGATGTAAAAAACTGTTTTGACACGTTATTAAACGGGGGAACCATATTATACCCTACAGATACAATATGGGGTATAGGCTGCGATGCAACCAATGAAAAAGCCATTGAAAAGGTCTATAACCTCAAAAAAAGACCGCAAAACAAGAGCTTCATCGTACTGTTGGCAGAGGCAAAAGACATCTTAAAATATATTGCTACCCCCCATCCTGACATCATAGATATAGTAGAAAACTTCAAACAGCCAACTACAGTCATTTATAATAATGCTATAGACTTGCCTGAAGCACTGGTGCATGAAAGTGGTACAATTGCTATAAGAGTAACTACAGACCCTTTTTGCAAGGCACTTATCAAGCGACTAAAGAAACCTATTGTATCTACATCTGCGAACATTAGCGGAGCTCCAAGCCCCCAAATTTTTAAAGATGTTGCATCTGAAATTATTAACGGTGTAGACTATGTAGTAAAACATAGACAAGATGACGACAATGCTGCCCCACCATCACAAATAATACAAATAGATGAACACGACGGTAGTATTAAAATAATAAGAGCCTAA